A window of Cydia strobilella chromosome 10, ilCydStro3.1, whole genome shotgun sequence genomic DNA:
CTCACGCAGCTgtgcaataggtatatatttatggggCATATCATGCTATCTCGAATgaacatttagatttaaaaattttaattgggtagattctttatgtacctagtcaaatataaaataatttacctacatatttagtggTCGATTGAGTAGTAATGGAATACCTCATACTATAGGGAAATAAGTCAGctaagcgtaactacgtttactaAGTATTAGGATCAAGGGAGTTTAAAAATGATTCATAATACGTAtgtattattagtaattttcaaactttaccatactatatattaagtaaggaaactggTATATGGAGTACTctatgcttatttatttatctatgcgTCATACCTACACATAATTGCTTATGCTAATTATACACAACGAAAggttgaaacttcatagaacaGGAAATAGATTTAGTTTACGTTGGTAATTAAATTgcctacctattttttttttaagttacagtcCTACAGCTAACCAAGATTGGacctaatataaaatacatttaaaaataagacCTCTCCCACCTCACgccaatttttaatattttcgaaAAGCTTGCTTGTGCATGTTGTTTTGAGTTTTGGTTGCATTGTTTTACAGGGTGATGAGGGTAGAGGTAGTGTGGAGAAAAAGGGTAGTGGTACAAGTGGACGTAAGCGGAGTCATGATACTGCTTCAACGCGAAAGAttaacacatattttttttaaaaacctaGAGCTGAGGTTGAGGCTGGGGCATTGAGTATTGGTAGTGAAATTGGGAGTCCTCCGGCTGAAGTGAATGACGATTTAGATATGGGTTATATTTCTGATCAGGCAACAACTTCATCAGCGTCATCGCCATCAACTAGGATTAATGACTTGTCATTGAACTCTGAATTTGCTTCAGATATCGGAAATTATATTTCTGCTATAAACAACATGCATGAATTACCTGATGCTACTAAAGCTGTACTACTAGAAAAACATTGGGTGCCTCCACCAAACTATGATTTTCCGTACCAAGTTCTGCAAAAACACGGAAGAATGTACAGAAAACATGTCCAAAAATCACATCTTGAAAAATTCCACTGGCTTGTGCTTTCACATAAAGATCAGGGACTTTATTGCAAATATTGTGCCTTATTTGTCACTACCCTCCACCTACCATATGCCTCCGATTTCGGTAGATCGAACCCTGGACGACTTGTGAAAGAACCATTGAAAGCCTTTAACAACTTATTAGGTGAAGGAGGGTTATTGCTGCATCATCAACGCAATCGTTACCATAATATGGCTGTCGAAAGTGGAAAGAACTTTTTGGCGTACTATCATAAACCTGAGGTTGATATTGCTAACCAGATTTCTACTCAAAGAATGGCCCTATTGGTTTACTAGCTgtataggaaacaaaaaaaaagattgattgaaattgatttggaATTTAATCAAAACTGACTATTTAATTGGACGAAATCAGCTCTGAATTAATTCAAAGCCAAAGTCCTGATGCGCAGGAAAAAGgaaataggtaatcaaattcaaaagtcattcatgactcataattgctttatgagcgaacttagagtcgcacttggccgattttcggttttcgggtggctgtgaccacaaccttttttgagggctggatccgcgcctggGCACTGACCTGGTGGTCCTCACcaccagtgttgccagatcgtaccttttagtacaattttacgtactttttgaacAGCGTGCGTACTTAAAACGTACCTcgcccaaaaccgtactaaaatcgtactttttggctaaaccgtatattttagtacgattttacgtacttttcgtatgagTGGTTCAAAAGTATGCCAaaatggcgtagaaataatagtgacagaccaaaaaagtacCATTTTattgcgtaaaaatttgtgacttttgttttggtatttttataccttaCTATGAAATTGTACTTATTTTGGTAAAATCGTACCTTTTTTAGATCGGGGTCGTATTTTAGTTTTCAGTGCTCTGGCATCACTGCTCACCacggtttgacaacttgtctgtgcgtgtttctcacaacgtgacgtcacgcggtccgatttgcgtttgcagtcacgtgatgctgggcattattttaaatacttttaaattatttttaattaatttattacgcatttacacttacaaaatatgattttcagctttctaatattccctgctatggtaaaaacataacattttatatattcgcgattcatgtcaacatccctaatTACTTAACACACTGTCAAGTGTTGTTTTCCCTAATGCTTGTTTTTGTCGATAGTCCTGTTAAGCGTAGCTAAGCAAGCGTAAGCTAGTGCATGTATTAGAAGGCGGCACGGACAGAGGGCGGACTTGAAGGGTTGGTATTACGTACATTAAGCATGGCGGCGTCCACGATGTACACGAAGGGCACGTAGAGGCCGGCCATGCCGAAGATGTTGGACACGCCGATGAGCATGAAGGCGGGGTCGCGCAGCAGGCTCACGTCCAGCATGGACCCGAGGGCGGACTTGAACGATTGGGGCAGCGATAAGCAAGGGCATAGGTCGTATTCTGAAATATACAATTCAAAATGTTATTTCTCATCTTGTCTTTCAAACATATTAACCTGTCTTTGTTTAGCTCTACGATTGGGTGGTAGAGAATGTCAGTAGGCATTGAGTAATCACTGGTAGCGTGCGGCCTCCAAACCGAAGGTCGTCGTGATTTAACTCCCGGCTGGTAATAATGAGTTTCTCCAATTGTGGAAATatcttttgatattttttgcAGTTGTttttcgatgaaggaaaacatcgtaaggaaatttgtatacagggtggctaaaaaataagtacattcccgttgccagggagtacgttttggggttatactgagcaacttttactatgggaccaaccacgaaatcgcgaaaaaaaattagcctcccatagaaaatggaccagccaaaacgtatgaaacagccaaatttatcAAGTCCCCACCTTTGAATCAACTTACTGTTTATTTTACTGCAGATCCTAGAATTACACCACAGATGTAATTCTAGGATCTCATGTTCTATTGTGTAGAAATACTTATGAAATCTAAGGTTATATTTGGCATTAACCTTAATCGGTTAAAATCCTATCTATAATCTAGTATTCTTTCTTATCGATTGGAATATAGAGCTAAAACAAATAGTGAACTGACGTTGAGCTTCCGCGTCCGCATCCGCGTCGGCGGCCTGCCTGCTCTGCGGTAGGCTGAGCACGGAGTTCCTGTAGGCCTGCAGGCTCTTCTGGCTCTGGTACTGCGGCAGGTTGAGCACGGAGCCGGAGTAGAAGATGTCCTTGCGCGACATGGGCCGCACCATGCGCGCCGGCTCGCGCGCACCCGCCACCGACAGCTTGGAGTTGTACATCACGCTCTCCGTGTCGCCCTGGTACAACGGCATGCTTTATgttaagggcttattacaccCGGCTAAATTTAGGATTCTAAATGATTTAGAAACCTAATTTAGTGAAGTGTAATCACGTTTAGCTGAATGATTTAGCATCCTAGTTAGGTCGCCACGCACACCTGACGACGGGCGGACGTGTCTCGTGGCTGCTCCAAGGCCAATCCTTTGATTTTTAGACAATACTGGCGGCATTGCATTCGAAACGTTTGTCACTGATACGATTGAAGTGCTGACCGATTCAGTGACTAAATTTAGAATAATGTAATCAGGAGCGTCCTTCCTATCCTATGCAGTCTAATTAGGATGACTAAATTTAGCCAAGTATAATAATCCCTTTACGTTTACATCCAAATATTCCAAACGAGGTTGAAGTCATCAAGAATTTAGAACTGGACCAAACTAACAGTTTTGGcaaattaaaagtttttttggGTCTAATACTTTTGTGTAGATAGAACCTTAAACAATTCATAGAATCACAACTCAAAAGTTTGGAAACCCTTTCGAAacttcaaaaaaaaactaagctgAAGCGCGTGCCGGTATATAACTcttgaagtggcaggaaccgGCTCGCGGACaattttaatcatttaaatttggaatttgattaattaaaattaaaattactcaAAAATTCGTATGCCACTTCAaaggataataaataatacggtATAGACGTAATTAGTCTGCACTTACATCGATTCTATATTGACTATTCATGGAAGTTTTGGACGTAGCTTTAATAGCAGCTAAGGACGGTTTGAATCTGAAACAAAAAAGGCAAAATGGTTATCTACTTACTTTAAATCACTAACACTCACAAAAGCAACTACTGTACAATATGCGATATTCTACTTTCAAAAACAAACATAAGCGAACTCCATAACATAATGTGTTGAAAAAAGTCGAAGGCGCCTTGTCCACCTATATTACCTATCGCCGGTGCTATGCTTGCGTTGGCGGTCGAAGAACGGCACGGAGCCGTTCTTGGGCAACCCGGGTGCTTGCGCGCTAAAGGCCGGCGATGAGACGTTGCGGGACATCTGGTTGCTGCCGTTGGTGACACCATTTTCCCCCTAGAAATATAAGGAAGTGTGACAATCTgaaaaaacaaaacttcttACTCTACGACAAGTTCGACGGCAGCATTCTTCATCGTTTTTTTGGTATCGAAAAGTGTTTCGGATGTTTTGAACTTTATAAGATTGTGAAGTATCCTCAAATTTTAacgtgttttattaaaaatagaatagaCAACTGTGTAGAACTGTGTAGGTAACTGTCTCGTTTCATTATTGTcgaaaatgatgtaaaaaaaatgtttttttacttcaatcatagatacaaacaaaaaaaccgaATGAGGAAAAATCTATTAATATTTTGGCAgttcatattataataataataaataaatattctttattgcaccacaaagaaacaaaatttttaaaacagatttacaatgtaaataatggtagcaacaggcggtcttatcgctgtgagcgatctcttccagacaaccttagggtagcaggatatgaagaacaaaagtttttataaacagGTAGTGCACGAAATAATTAGAGGAACAGgaattacacatacattaatcagacagtacatatagtaaattttagataaataaataaataatatatcacaaataaatatataaatatatatatatatatatacatacatacacaatatATACACAGCAGCACATTAAGGAAGAGATAAGTAATGATTATCTGTTTTGTTTGTCACAGTTTTTTTATAGGTCCAAGAATTCACAAGGATAGTAATAGGGCTTATTCTTTACgtgcataaaatataaaacttatgtatgaaaatgtattattttgtacaCAATACCTGGCTCACGAAGTATGATATGAATTGTGTAgctattaaataaatgtttcgtCATTCACAAAGTAAATTCAGATCAAACGATTTAAATAAAGTTGTATTATTTATCAAATGACACACGTATGTTAGTTAATAGAAGAAGAATTGGTTTTCATTTGTCTTTACAAGACTGTATTAAGAGAGAGAGAGCATTTTAACTAACATAAGCATGATGttctttatgaaaaataatgtaCCTCAGAACATACCAAACATAATCGAGCCATGAAATTAAAGAGTGGAGCCAAGCTCTGCGCTGACTTTGCAGTGTAGTTAGTACTGGAACTGTGACCATGAACGTcaaacagggaccggcccgctatcccttatcggggttttataagggtattgcataaggcttaactcaccataccctttgccagacgaaaccctttgttttgcttttaaaaacccttatataaagctaccacatttgagtaatcggtagcccaaatacccttacaaaacccttatcatccgctcaccaacacctcgcatattgcttataagggttagccttataaagggcttcccttttagcatataagcgtgctaatttaagtcatctaccttgttcatatagcacacattacttcgaatccgagcgatcgtcggcggcgacggcggcgttctttgactagacacgtattttctttccttttcatacactaccgtagatatatactaatcctgtctctttcacgcaaagggaaacctttataaaaagcgcttaaagataaggataacccttattaagagctagccttatttttggttagcttttcggtaagggttagttaaaggtaagggtatgaatgggcttgcagttcaaaagggaaagtctttcaatgtgttagccgtgtttaagtgtcgcccattgaaagggttttatcgcggataGGGTTGTCCGGTACCTGACGTCAAATCACTATAAAAATATGCCGTTTCTAACGGCACACCCACACATTCTCATGTCAGTCAGTGGAGAGCTGGCTTATAGGGACTCTACATATGTAATGAAGAGTTTTGAACGCATGCTGCCAATTATGTTAGACGCATGCCGTTCACACTATTATACCTCACGTGCCCTCGGCCTTCGGACACTTCCATGGCGAAAGCCAAATACGACAGATTTggatacctaataaataacataataactaaAAGGTTGTTATCATCAAAATTGTTTCATTTTCTAATTATGGGACGAAAAAATAGCACGATTTCTACATTTTTaaggaaaatcgaaattttgtaggtagttaatataaattgttttaaccaaaaggtacacTTTTTAATTGCTCTTCAGTGTAGTTATCTGTGTTCCTATgatatgtaataaaattgtatacatattgcagcaattataccaaatttatcGAGTCCGCTGCATTTTTTGTGCAACAATTTTTCATTGACGACTTACCAAACAACAATGgcaataggtaaataaaaagaaCCTACACAATGTCTCCTACCAGTCTTTGAATCATCGCAGAATTTTTTAAACTGTCAGCATTCTGTGCCGACGCTTTTTATACATAATCTCTCGTAAAATTACCTTCTTCTTATCTCCATTATCATCCGTAACCCTCGCCTCCGTGATGGTGGGCAGCGTGGGCACGGTGGGCACGCCGGGCATGTTGGGCACCGTGGGCACGCGCGCCAGCGCCTCCAGGTTGAGCGACGAGTGCACGCCGGGGTCCACATTCAGCGGGGCCTGCAAAGATTGCCCTGACTTGTCCGTGGCCTGGCGACATACGAGTATAACCTCTTAACATGTGCACGGTGGGGGAGTACGCGAGTTAGATTAATAGCTGTGGCGTGGCACCGATGTGTTGCCCGATGGGATTAGAACCAATGACAGTAAATAGAACAGATTATCCTGTTCGAACTTCAGAAAGGTTATCTGCACTATTTATGTTGGTCAACGTGCATGTATGAGGTCTACACATAATGGGGATACCAGGACGGTTGAGTGGAGACCAATTCTAGATGAAATCCCGTGAGGAATATTTACAAGACCGGTCATGCTTATAATATCGGTAATGATTTGAATGTATACGTTAAACCAATACAACAATATTCCGATGTAATGGCGAAATGGTAACTTATCTGACAGACAATATTATAGATGACCAATAACAATTATTGTGGACACCAGTACGAAGTGTGTTAATATGTGTGGGTAGTACGATTATGAGTCACAAATTATTATCAGTTTTGATGCAAAATTCCCTCATGtatcttttattgatttcttgtttttatgtatatttcgTGGTTTATATAGTtgaaatatgtgacattttcaaccaaaaggtaccacattgtcgatttccgataaggttgatttcaaattcgaGCTCTTTgggaatagcgccttattgacacctgacaataagtatccttttagttaaaaatggcacatatagtgGTTAATTATGATGTAGTTATCACAAGGGTTGCGGTTGACCATACAGtcccgttaactctcagaatgaccttcggattttagaaagatacatcgggtatcggcgataacacgccaaggtgatactgctgttctgctttcttattaactcacaaaaagttttaaacttaccgcaaaaagttaaggatacctgTTGTCTCgatgtaaaataagccctaatttaatgacattatgcttaatattcggttgatgactatattgcgatttgactttttgtcataatctaaataaaatagaatcataatttgaaattcgaaaacaaatttgaaattatatagagttgataataccagtcacatatttcaattcatatggtaaaattatacaattggaaaattgtgatattattgttatggtggtattaattactcttatatagtttaaggctgaaaagacgactgcactctttgggtgttggattgcaactaaatcagtaagagGCTGTCATTTTCTGTTACGCGATTAtgtccgattttacccgaaaaactaATGTCATTCTGAGAGGACTGTACAATGTTGTTGCCAGAATTCTTTACTATGTGTAACGAACTTGACGATGAGAAACTTGCTTTGGTTTCTTGAACTGTCAACGCAGCAATCTATCGTTGAAAAAGATCTAACAGTAGTTATTTTCAACAAGCACGTTTTTTTCTACGAACCTATGACTTTCTATTCCCTCTATTTCCTCTTAGTATCAGtagtgttaaaataattatgattatgagttcggtaaattatacaaatgtaggtatgtataagcTGTGACGGTCTGACGTCACTTGACCCTTACCATGCTGCCCAAAGCGACCGGTTAGTGAGTTGGAGGTCGACATTACCTTCAGCCTCTTCTCCATAGTACCGTCGGGCAGTTGGACCACGAAGTATGAGCCGCCGATGGAGCCGCGCTCCATTTGGAGTCGCTTCTCTTCCGCCATGCGTTGTAGGAGAGGCTTCTCTCCAGATGACTGAAATGTGAGAAACGGATTTAAAATGGCATGGGCCCGTAAAAAGGTAATTTACATCATGTCAAATATCAGATCAAGGACTGACAATTTAATCTAATTCCGCTACTGAAACTTAGTGGAACACTGCAGCAATAGCCGAATTTGTTGGCCGTGATTAAGTAACGTTGATGATAAAACCGAACTCCACCCGGTATTGGAGGTAATAAGAACAACTCAGTTTAAGATAAACACTAGCCATGGGGGTAAATAAACGCACATCGATTTGGATTACATGAGCCTGAGCCTGCACGAGTGGGCTCAAGGGCGCTCCAAACACATGACTATTAAGGATTATTCCAGCCAGCAATGTTCAGTATCAGATGAACGTTAGAAGAGAAGAGTCTAGCTAGCAGCACGTTAGCGTTCTGCCACAAGCCGAACTCGTTGAGCAAGAGGGCGACAATCGGCGCGAAGCTCGACAGCGTTGTCAAAACTCACCTTAGGATAGACTAGCGGTCTCATAAGCGCTCCAAACACCGCGCAGTTCAGAATCAGTCCAGCCAGCAGCAGATTAGCGTTCTGCCACGAGCCGAACTCGTTGAGCAAGATGGCGGCAAGCGGCGCGAAGCTGAACGTGCCAACGCCGGAGCCACAGACGGCGATGCCGGTGGCAAGGGAACGCCGTGCCTCGAAATAGTAGCCCACGGCCACTACTGACGGGAGGTAGATCATACCGAAGCCTATGCCTGAAAGAGGAATTAATGGAAAGCTTTGTATAATGCAGACAAATACGAGGGAGTATTAATTTTCAGTGATATTATATAAAGAATATGTTTAAAACACTAAGCTTATTAGATTAATAGACGGGCGAGACGTCTATTTAAGAGAGAAAATGTTGGTTTGTATCGTctatattagcaaagatagatataactccgtaatagatggatacagtctaaggaaaaaacgtgcctcgaaaatcaagaaaatttgattctcgatcagaaggcgccactagctttggcctactgtcgtatagatggcgttgacggtttcgtttgttatttaataattttaacgcatatcagtgaaagaacatgggtcaaaatcataaaaataattaatgcaaatcaaaaaaatcatttattcatatttaaatacattttatcgtatttttataaatcttcatttttagttttaaagtgtgtcgacagatggcagtgaatttactggggttacaaaatttactatgacagtaccgctctagtataactATGATATTAGGTATGTATCCGAAATTCTTGGAAATTTCCGCACTTTCTCGAGAACATTCTCTTGGATGAGAATTACCGAGAAAGTTataaaaatttgcaaaaaagttaaaatgttaatgttcgtttatcattatttaagtaattgatAGACATCCAATCGAATGGCACCCTTACTGTTTTCCTTtttagaagttaaaaaaaaaaacaaatttccagaatattgtcttcggttaccgcgatagatactcatgaaataaaactatgaaaacggattatatcgcgtatattgaatttatactacatcccgacgtttcggaccctttacagcgttcgttcattatttatggttcattattttttgtatgtgggtatttttgcactttgtagtttttcctcagtcacccgttgaccacgaacgctgtaaagggtttgcaacgtcgggatgtattataaattcgatatacgcgatataatccgttttcatagttttattaaattttcaggtcctgtatttttgtattatttccatatattattttaatatccacattattgtgataaattgctcatttgctaatctattttactagacttagttataaaattcaacatgtgttatCGTTGTAAAAGTAGCCTAGTAAATTGTAGAGTagtacagggtggccaaataataggtatacactttagttttgtaattttgttctataaaatataaaatatattaagtattccttgttaaatatagtatttagggcttgcagttaaacatggaaaataataaactgaaataaatgtcatatactaagaaaaagtgatcaaggccctccagtgccccaggctggaatcgaaccagcgtcctctgctatcgcggcaggtgcctgtgccattcggcctctgggccacagcggcataggtcgaaatttCGATCGaggtagtgtttctacttaaaataaaaacaaattaaagtattttctgtaaataatttaatttgttctaagtaaatacttctaacagtatggAAAATAATGTCAGACAAATGTCCACCTCTAGCAACATGGCAGATGTGAACCCTTTTATCgcgtttttcatcacattttcaCACATTTCTTGCGTTATCTCAGCGACTGTgtctcgaatattttgttttaattgctgaCACGATGAGGAACTGCTTTATCTGTTACGATGCCATACTGGTCACACATCAAATTTATTCACTAAACGAGCTATTGTTAGCCGCGAAGGTAAGTGATTTCTACCAAAAATTGGCCACAATTTTCTTAGACTTTCCGCAATACATGATTGGGTTGAGTAAAACGTTTTAACCAGGACCGTTCAGGAACCAGGCCCCGTAGCcgacgtgccaatcgttaacgctccgtagcgtatcatagttatctctctctatgactcttccacactagtgcgacagtgacagttgcgtttcgtgcgctacggagcgttaacgattgcacgttggctgcGCACTCAGAGATGAAAACCGTATGGTTGCCGACAATCATCGCGCGCAATTTGGCTCGGCGCCCAATAAGAGGACTTTGGCCAATTTACCAGCATTCAGCATTAGGTATTTGAAGAGCAGCTCATTAGCCTTCTTTGATGTGTTAACAAATAATCAGCCCCATTATTGAGATACCAAGAGTCTCGAAATGTACTCCAATAATATCATAACGTCGTTCagttctataccatccataatcatAATGTTAATGACGCCATTCAATATACGTCAAAGGGTAGTGTTTTGACAAGCCATAAATCTAATCAAAACAGCCTCTTTTACGGGTACGGTATagaggtacctatatatatctgcACCGCTAATTACCTCATCCATCACTACTATAAGTCTGcgtatatttaggtatttaaacgAATGCAAACAAACCACAATTAGGTATTATATTGATCAAGAAAATTCttcaagtcaattaatttaactcgaTTTGCCAAAAGTTACAGAAGttttactaaaatatattaGTTACTCAGCGTAACAACAAAGCTGCTAATGCTGCTATAATCGtgctattttgttaataggaatatattgggatgatttgattaatcaataccatcaatagtaatttagttGTGTAATTGCTATTACTTCGCCCTAGTAAAAAACCTAAAACGAGATCGAATAtttagccatttgagggtagatgaaaacattatacgattaaatgaaataggttaaagCCAGAACGATGAGGAAAAGATCC
This region includes:
- the LOC134744554 gene encoding monocarboxylate transporter 3 isoform X2; protein product: MSKVSLQNIPSNPRINRLRTYSRTESETSCEEAARLTAEGAEDDDEAYDYGALPPPPDGGYGWVVVFASFMCNLIVDGIAYTFGIFLPELVTFFGEGKGTVAWVGSLLSGVYLAAGPIVSALCNKYGCRAVCVAGSLVAASAFVLSTFSKSVTVMMITYGLLGGIGFGMIYLPSVVAVGYYFEARRSLATGIAVCGSGVGTFSFAPLAAILLNEFGSWQNANLLLAGLILNCAVFGALMRPLVYPKSSGEKPLLQRMAEEKRLQMERGSIGGSYFVVQLPDGTMEKRLKATDKSGQSLQAPLNVDPGVHSSLNLEALARVPTVPNMPGVPTVPTLPTITEARVTDDNGDKKKVSKSVVFGFRHGSVRRPRAREGENGVTNGSNQMSRNVSSPAFSAQAPGLPKNGSVPFFDRQRKHSTGDRFKPSLAAIKATSKTSMNSQYRIDGDTESVMYNSKLSVAGAREPARMVRPMSRKDIFYSGSVLNLPQYQSQKSLQAYRNSVLSLPQSRQAADADADAEAQQYDLCPCLSLPQSFKSALGSMLDVSLLRDPAFMLIGVSNIFGMAGLYVPFVYIVDAAMLNGVESSQASFLLSIIGITNTIGRIACGWVADFPWMDSLLLNNVCLVIATISVAATPFCASYGSYVAVAIFFGIAISGYISLTSIILVDLLGLDKLTNAFGLLILFRGAAAIVGSPLAGAVYDATRNYDASFYMAAAFFLAATLTSFAAPLFRRKPDEVQQPVDVLTPIDEDLEEADEDPDDTPITMGMARGTATAPAITRTAASPTEPAPVAELSQRESVL